A region of Deinococcus rubellus DNA encodes the following proteins:
- a CDS encoding acyl-CoA dehydrogenase C-terminal domain-containing protein, translating to MPSYKAPLRDLRFVMHEVLGAADALKQMPYYADNDTADSDLMDQVMEEAARFAENELVPLNAVGDQEGCVRDADGNVKTPTGFKAAYTKFRQAGWTGLDADPKWGGQGMPHVVNIATSEMNISANTAWSMYPGLSHGAYSALVAHGSDELQAIYLPKIVSGEWTGTMCLTEPHAGTDLGIIRTKATDNGDGSYAISGTKIFISAGEHDFTDNIVHLVLARLEGSPEGTKGISLFLVPKFLVNADGSLGARNGVVCGSLEHKMGIHGNATALLNFDGAAGYLVGQINKGMNNMFTMMNAARLGTGMQGLGLGEVAYQNAVAYAKDRLQMRHEPRTMPSEKADPIISYPDVRRMLLTGRAYSEAGRALALWLALSLDTEHHHPDEAKRNEAADLVALLTPVAKAFMTDNGFNIAVQSQQVFGGHGYIREWGMEQFVRDARIGMIYEGTNSIQALDLLGRKVLMDGGKKLQRLAAQVEALVSEVADDDELQGYADQLGKAAGQLATLTMVVGQKAMQNPDEANAAAVDYLRYVGHVTYAFLWVKMAKVALDAVKAGQDKDGFYKAKLQTARFYFDKLFPETKMLSATIKAGGESLDVDLGMFGVEKDLATA from the coding sequence ATGCCCAGCTACAAAGCGCCGCTCCGCGACCTTCGCTTCGTGATGCACGAGGTGCTGGGGGCCGCCGACGCCCTCAAGCAGATGCCCTACTACGCCGACAACGACACCGCCGACAGCGACCTGATGGATCAGGTGATGGAGGAGGCCGCCCGCTTCGCCGAGAACGAACTCGTGCCGCTCAATGCGGTGGGCGATCAGGAAGGCTGCGTGCGCGACGCCGACGGCAACGTCAAGACGCCCACCGGATTCAAGGCCGCCTACACCAAATTCCGGCAGGCGGGCTGGACCGGGCTGGACGCCGACCCGAAGTGGGGCGGTCAGGGTATGCCGCACGTGGTCAACATCGCCACCTCCGAAATGAACATCTCGGCCAACACGGCATGGAGCATGTACCCCGGCTTGTCCCACGGAGCCTACAGCGCGCTGGTCGCGCACGGCAGCGACGAGCTTCAGGCCATTTACCTGCCCAAGATCGTGTCGGGCGAGTGGACCGGCACCATGTGCCTGACCGAGCCGCACGCCGGAACCGACCTCGGCATCATCCGCACCAAGGCCACCGACAATGGTGACGGCAGCTACGCCATCAGCGGCACCAAGATCTTCATCTCTGCCGGCGAGCACGATTTCACCGACAACATCGTCCATCTGGTATTGGCCCGACTGGAAGGCAGCCCGGAAGGCACCAAGGGGATCTCGCTGTTTCTGGTGCCCAAGTTCCTGGTGAATGCCGACGGCAGTCTGGGCGCGCGCAACGGCGTGGTCTGCGGCTCGCTGGAGCACAAGATGGGCATTCACGGCAACGCCACCGCCCTGCTCAACTTCGACGGCGCGGCGGGTTATCTGGTGGGCCAGATCAACAAGGGCATGAACAACATGTTCACCATGATGAACGCCGCCCGCCTCGGCACCGGCATGCAGGGGCTGGGCCTGGGTGAGGTGGCTTACCAGAACGCGGTGGCCTACGCCAAAGACCGCCTCCAGATGCGCCACGAGCCGCGCACCATGCCGAGCGAGAAGGCCGACCCGATCATCAGCTACCCCGACGTGCGCCGGATGCTGCTGACGGGCCGGGCCTACTCGGAAGCGGGCCGCGCCCTGGCGCTGTGGTTGGCACTCAGCCTCGACACTGAGCACCACCACCCCGACGAGGCCAAACGCAACGAGGCCGCCGATCTGGTCGCGCTGCTGACGCCTGTCGCCAAGGCCTTCATGACCGACAACGGTTTCAACATCGCGGTGCAGAGCCAGCAGGTCTTCGGTGGGCACGGCTACATCCGCGAGTGGGGCATGGAGCAGTTCGTACGCGACGCCCGCATCGGCATGATTTACGAGGGCACCAACAGCATCCAGGCGCTCGATCTGCTGGGCCGCAAGGTGCTGATGGACGGCGGCAAGAAGTTGCAGCGGTTGGCCGCGCAGGTCGAGGCGCTCGTCAGTGAAGTGGCGGACGACGATGAGTTGCAGGGCTACGCCGATCAGCTCGGCAAGGCCGCCGGGCAGCTCGCTACCCTGACGATGGTGGTGGGACAGAAAGCCATGCAAAACCCCGACGAGGCCAACGCCGCCGCCGTCGATTACCTGCGCTACGTGGGCCACGTGACCTACGCGTTCCTGTGGGTCAAGATGGCCAAGGTCGCGCTCGACGCCGTGAAGGCGGGCCAGGACAAGGACGGCTTCTACAAGGCCAAGCTCCAGACCGCCCGCTTCTACTTCGACAAGCTGTTCCCCGAAACCAAGATGCTCTCGGCCACCATCAAGGCAGGCGGCGAGTCGCTGGACGTGGATTTGGGCATGTTCGGCGTGGAAAAGGACCTGGCGACGGCGTAA
- a CDS encoding IS110 family transposase gives MLVLGIDVGKRELFACLQNGSTSPPAILGRRGPVANTAAGLAQLATWVEKQAKGDRVQVVMEATNVYWERSAHHFHRVGFQVSVVNPAQIKYFARSVLRRGKTDAMDAEIIARYGLVMRPTTWTPPAQVMIELKQLTRERETVLARRTQENNHLIALRDAEHASPVALSLSQGRLELLQRQVNEIEAALKALVQQDVHLTQQLKLLRSVPGFALISAITVIAETEGFARLTTGKEISAAAGMAPAPQQSGARQGRGRISKTGNARLRRIAYLSALGASKSHSRLRTYYRGMRDSGKPAKVALIALGRKLLCIGLAVIRSGQPYDDGFLLPRVGAGPTPMRDLTAAL, from the coding sequence ATGTTGGTTCTCGGAATTGATGTTGGAAAACGTGAGCTGTTTGCCTGTCTGCAGAATGGATCAACGTCACCACCCGCTATCCTCGGCCGTCGAGGTCCAGTCGCCAATACAGCTGCCGGATTGGCGCAGCTGGCGACTTGGGTGGAGAAGCAAGCCAAAGGAGACAGAGTACAGGTGGTCATGGAAGCGACCAACGTGTACTGGGAGCGTTCAGCGCATCATTTTCACCGTGTCGGTTTCCAGGTGAGCGTGGTCAACCCTGCTCAGATCAAATATTTTGCCCGGTCGGTCTTGCGCCGTGGCAAGACCGACGCCATGGATGCTGAAATCATCGCGCGGTACGGCCTCGTGATGCGGCCAACAACTTGGACGCCCCCGGCTCAGGTCATGATCGAGCTCAAACAATTGACGCGAGAACGGGAGACGGTGCTGGCCCGACGGACTCAGGAGAACAACCACCTGATCGCTTTGAGAGATGCGGAGCACGCCTCGCCAGTGGCTCTTTCTCTGTCTCAGGGGCGCCTGGAACTGCTCCAGCGCCAGGTCAATGAAATTGAAGCAGCCTTGAAAGCGCTTGTCCAGCAGGATGTTCATCTGACGCAGCAACTGAAGTTGCTGCGGAGTGTTCCTGGATTCGCGTTGATCTCGGCCATCACGGTCATCGCGGAAACAGAGGGCTTTGCCCGGTTGACGACCGGGAAGGAAATTTCAGCGGCAGCAGGAATGGCTCCAGCGCCGCAGCAGTCGGGCGCACGTCAGGGTCGAGGTAGGATTTCCAAAACAGGGAATGCCAGACTGCGGCGGATTGCATATCTTTCCGCCCTGGGCGCATCAAAATCGCATAGCCGCTTACGGACGTATTACCGCGGGATGAGGGATTCGGGGAAGCCCGCCAAAGTGGCTTTGATCGCCCTGGGGCGCAAACTGCTGTGTATCGGATTGGCGGTCATACGATCCGGACAGCCGTACGATGACGGGTTTCTTCTTCCCCGCGTCGGTGCTGGCCCAACGCCAATGCGGGACTTGACAGCAGCCCTATGA
- a CDS encoding YVTN family beta-propeller repeat protein has protein sequence MRAAALLLAGGLLIGGLPGSLATSSAKPPASTTAKRPTPKPTAPRPTGPLNIYAHARAGMFSPAVKGALTRVYVPNGKDNTVSVIDPHTFKVLWTFKVDKEPQHVVPSHDLKRLWVASDQGRQSLTPIDPATSRPGQAVPTLDPYNLYFTPDGRHAVVVAENEQKLDFVDPHTIKPQFSLKVPCKGINHMDFSPSGQSVLAACEFSGDLLHIDFAGRKVMGSLHIGGMPQDVKLSPDGQVYYVADMMANGVYLIDASGPVPKKLGFIATGKGAHGLYPSRDATRLFISNRGEGSVSVLDFATRKLIAKWKIPGGGSPDMGSVSPDGKQLWLSGRYSDVVYVFDTRSGKVLKIIKVGKGPHGLTYFPQPGRYSLGHTDNYR, from the coding sequence GTGAGGGCGGCTGCCCTGTTGCTGGCCGGGGGACTGCTGATCGGGGGATTGCCCGGCAGTCTGGCGACCTCCAGCGCGAAGCCTCCGGCCAGCACCACTGCCAAACGCCCCACACCAAAGCCGACTGCGCCCAGACCAACCGGGCCGCTCAACATCTACGCCCACGCCAGGGCCGGGATGTTCAGCCCCGCCGTGAAGGGCGCGCTGACGCGGGTGTACGTGCCCAACGGCAAGGACAACACCGTCAGCGTGATCGACCCGCACACCTTCAAGGTGCTGTGGACCTTCAAGGTGGACAAGGAGCCGCAGCACGTCGTCCCGTCACATGACCTCAAGCGCCTGTGGGTCGCCAGTGACCAGGGGCGGCAGTCGTTGACGCCGATTGACCCGGCGACCAGTCGGCCCGGCCAGGCGGTACCCACGCTCGATCCGTACAACCTGTATTTCACGCCCGACGGTCGGCACGCGGTGGTGGTGGCCGAGAACGAGCAGAAGCTGGATTTCGTCGATCCACACACCATCAAACCGCAGTTCAGCCTCAAGGTGCCGTGCAAGGGCATCAACCACATGGATTTCAGCCCCAGCGGGCAATCGGTGCTGGCGGCCTGCGAATTCAGCGGCGACCTGCTGCACATCGATTTTGCCGGACGCAAGGTGATGGGGTCACTGCACATCGGCGGCATGCCCCAGGACGTGAAGCTCTCGCCCGACGGCCAGGTGTACTACGTGGCCGACATGATGGCCAACGGGGTGTACCTGATCGACGCCAGCGGCCCGGTGCCGAAAAAGCTCGGCTTCATCGCCACTGGCAAAGGGGCGCATGGGCTGTATCCCAGCCGCGACGCCACCCGGCTGTTTATCTCCAACCGGGGCGAGGGCAGCGTCAGCGTGCTGGACTTTGCCACCCGGAAATTGATCGCCAAGTGGAAGATTCCCGGCGGCGGCAGTCCCGACATGGGCAGCGTCTCGCCGGACGGCAAGCAACTCTGGCTCTCGGGACGCTACAGTGACGTGGTGTACGTGTTCGATACCCGGAGTGGCAAAGTTCTCAAGATCATCAAGGTGGGCAAGGGACCGCACGGCCTGACCTATTTTCCGCAGCCGGGGCGCTACTCGCTGGGGCATACCGACAACTACAGGTAA
- a CDS encoding serine/threonine-protein kinase: MAGHYTLLRPLGQGASSRVYLAVGDDGRAYTVKLFTAGLSAHAEREARMKVRAPHLAEVVALGEVAGQSAVVLRFSRGSELFRRYRARPALTHEHQAYLRTLSDVLEALAAMHSGGWLHRDVKADNILVQPSGEAQLLDYDLSGPLYEQFDAPLRIGTAAFQSPEAQRGESLGPQSDLYSMGVLLYWGLCGALPDGPHPHFSAGPLGRLCRRLLDPDPASRPGDAAQVRSELLALGLD; the protein is encoded by the coding sequence GTGGCCGGACATTACACCTTGCTGCGCCCGCTGGGGCAGGGGGCGTCGAGCCGGGTGTATCTGGCGGTGGGCGACGACGGCCGGGCCTACACCGTCAAGCTGTTTACTGCCGGACTCTCGGCCCACGCCGAGCGCGAGGCGCGCATGAAGGTGCGCGCGCCGCATCTGGCCGAGGTGGTGGCACTGGGCGAGGTCGCAGGCCAGTCTGCCGTGGTCCTGCGCTTCAGCCGGGGAAGCGAGCTGTTCAGGCGCTACCGTGCCCGCCCGGCCCTGACCCACGAGCACCAGGCCTACCTGCGAACCCTCAGCGACGTACTCGAAGCCCTGGCAGCCATGCACTCGGGCGGCTGGCTGCACCGCGACGTCAAGGCCGACAACATCCTGGTGCAGCCCAGCGGCGAGGCGCAACTTCTCGACTACGACCTCTCGGGGCCGCTCTATGAACAGTTCGACGCGCCGCTGCGCATCGGCACGGCAGCCTTTCAGTCGCCCGAAGCCCAGCGCGGCGAGTCGCTGGGACCGCAGAGCGATCTCTACAGCATGGGCGTGCTGCTCTACTGGGGCCTGTGCGGGGCGCTGCCCGACGGTCCCCACCCCCATTTCAGTGCCGGGCCGCTGGGCAGGCTGTGCCGCCGCCTGCTCGACCCCGACCCGGCGAGCAGGCCCGGCGACGCCGCCCAGGTGCGGAGCGAATTGCTGGCCCTGGGTCTGGACTGA
- a CDS encoding MaoC family dehydratase produces MSAEARLPGQLQDLIGQQIALSGWVPITQERVNAFADATGDHQFIHIDPQKAAQTPFGGPIAHGFLTLSLLAGEFANSGGSLPLNGAKMVVNYGLNRVRFIAPVRVGSRLRSRGVLQSVEQGAGYWQLTILNTIEIEGQDKPAMTAETVSRVYV; encoded by the coding sequence ATGAGCGCCGAAGCGAGGTTGCCCGGCCAGCTTCAGGATCTGATCGGCCAGCAGATCGCCCTCTCCGGGTGGGTGCCGATCACCCAGGAGCGCGTGAACGCTTTTGCCGACGCCACCGGAGACCACCAGTTCATTCACATTGACCCTCAAAAGGCCGCCCAGACACCCTTTGGCGGCCCGATTGCCCACGGTTTTCTGACCTTGTCCCTGCTGGCAGGCGAGTTCGCCAACAGCGGGGGCAGCCTGCCACTGAACGGCGCGAAGATGGTCGTCAATTACGGCCTCAACCGGGTGCGTTTCATCGCTCCGGTGCGGGTCGGCAGCCGCCTGCGCAGCCGGGGCGTGTTGCAGTCGGTCGAACAGGGCGCGGGCTACTGGCAACTGACCATCCTCAACACCATCGAAATTGAGGGGCAGGACAAACCGGCCATGACGGCGGAAACGGTGTCGCGGGTGTACGTGTAG
- a CDS encoding SDR family oxidoreductase: MCYPVGFKQPLSGKVALITGGSRGLGLQIAEALGEYGAKVVLTARKQNELDEAKAHLEALGVETMIIRNDLTEYDTVEPMVQQIVDAWGQIDILVNNAGTTWGAKTEDHPLEAWQKVINLNLNGLFLVTQAVGKLSMLPRKSGRIVNVASVAGLQGNGMGMIPTLAYNTSKGGVVNLTRTLAAEWAPHGITVNSICPGYFPTKMTKGTLDYGMERILAATPLHRIGNDQDLKGLALLLSSDASAFMTGQNIAVDGGAMLI, translated from the coding sequence ATTTGCTATCCCGTAGGCTTCAAACAGCCTCTCAGCGGCAAAGTCGCCCTCATCACTGGAGGCTCGCGCGGTCTGGGCCTGCAAATCGCTGAGGCGCTGGGCGAGTACGGTGCGAAGGTGGTGCTGACCGCCCGCAAGCAAAACGAACTCGATGAGGCCAAGGCCCACCTGGAGGCGCTGGGCGTCGAGACCATGATCATCCGTAACGACCTGACCGAGTACGACACGGTGGAGCCGATGGTGCAGCAGATTGTGGACGCCTGGGGTCAGATTGACATTCTGGTGAACAACGCCGGAACCACCTGGGGTGCAAAGACCGAGGATCACCCGCTGGAAGCGTGGCAAAAAGTTATCAATCTCAACCTCAATGGGCTGTTTCTGGTGACGCAGGCAGTGGGCAAGCTGTCCATGCTGCCTCGCAAGTCCGGGCGCATCGTCAACGTGGCCTCGGTGGCAGGACTTCAGGGCAACGGCATGGGCATGATTCCCACACTGGCCTACAACACGTCCAAGGGCGGCGTCGTCAACCTGACCCGCACGCTGGCTGCCGAGTGGGCACCGCACGGCATCACGGTCAACAGCATCTGCCCCGGCTACTTTCCCACCAAGATGACAAAAGGCACCCTCGACTACGGCATGGAGCGGATTCTGGCGGCCACCCCGCTGCACCGCATCGGCAACGACCAGGACCTCAAGGGGCTGGCCCTGCTGCTGAGCAGCGACGCCTCGGCCTTCATGACCGGCCAGAATATCGCTGTAGACGGTGGAGCAATGCTGATATGA
- a CDS encoding IS5 family transposase — translation MDRPLYPSDLTDAQWKLIEPLLPPIGESTFCETVPRREIVNGIRYVLRGGVQWRMMPHDLPKWETVYYHHNLWSKTGVWKAINAALVKIERERKGRKAQPSAAVGDSQSVKTTQKKGIAAGTATKRSKAASATSRRIRTATCSVAA, via the coding sequence ATGGATCGTCCGCTTTATCCCAGCGACCTCACAGATGCCCAGTGGAAACTCATTGAACCACTTTTGCCGCCGATAGGCGAGAGCACCTTCTGTGAAACCGTTCCCAGACGGGAAATCGTCAACGGGATTCGGTACGTTCTGCGAGGCGGCGTCCAGTGGCGAATGATGCCCCACGATCTGCCCAAGTGGGAAACGGTGTACTACCACCACAATCTCTGGTCGAAAACAGGCGTGTGGAAGGCCATCAATGCAGCGTTGGTGAAGATCGAGCGTGAACGCAAAGGGCGGAAGGCTCAGCCTTCCGCCGCTGTCGGTGATTCCCAGAGCGTCAAGACGACGCAAAAAAAGGGGATCGCGGCTGGGACGGCAACAAAAAGGTCAAAGGCCGCAAGCGCCACATCACGACGGATACGGACGGCAACCTGCTCGGTTGCCGCGTGA
- a CDS encoding transposase translates to MTTDTDGNLLGCRVTTANVDDREGLKLVLNTFKADAPFVKKLYLDGGYGGGPFKAWAKTTTGIEVEVVRRPDEGITLIGGIAQLPTNTPTEEQFRLAAEMARRGEKGFKVVRKRWVVERTFAWLLTFRRLKVDYEECMPISEGFIYAAGSCILLNRLCA, encoded by the coding sequence ATCACGACGGATACGGACGGCAACCTGCTCGGTTGCCGCGTGACGACCGCGAACGTTGATGACCGTGAAGGTCTCAAGCTCGTCCTCAATACGTTCAAAGCGGACGCACCCTTCGTCAAAAAGCTCTACCTGGACGGAGGATACGGGGGTGGGCCTTTTAAAGCCTGGGCGAAAACCACCACTGGGATTGAGGTTGAAGTGGTTCGTCGCCCCGATGAGGGCATCACCCTCATCGGGGGCATCGCCCAGTTGCCCACCAACACACCGACTGAAGAGCAGTTTCGATTGGCTGCGGAGATGGCACGGCGAGGCGAGAAGGGGTTCAAGGTGGTTCGCAAACGCTGGGTGGTGGAGCGAACCTTTGCCTGGCTCCTCACCTTCAGACGACTGAAGGTGGATTACGAGGAGTGTATGCCAATCTCCGAGGGCTTCATTTATGCGGCTGGGAGCTGTATTTTACTGAATAGGTTGTGCGCTTGA
- a CDS encoding DUF6636 domain-containing protein produces the protein MKSLLLLGLLGFGVASAQALTLDEGFSLPSKRLQCQFAPDGPAFTLRCDVLGPTFKAPRQPADCPLAWGDSLGLDDNGKPYFTCHGDTVMDPVRPVLAYGQIWQRGGINCASSTAGVRCSNRDGHGFELARTRYRLF, from the coding sequence ATGAAGTCACTGCTGCTCCTGGGATTGCTGGGATTCGGCGTTGCCTCAGCGCAAGCTCTGACGCTGGACGAAGGATTCTCACTGCCGTCCAAACGGCTGCAATGCCAGTTCGCCCCCGACGGCCCCGCCTTCACGTTGCGCTGCGACGTGCTGGGGCCGACGTTCAAAGCGCCGCGTCAGCCCGCCGACTGCCCACTGGCCTGGGGCGATTCGCTGGGCCTGGACGACAACGGCAAGCCCTACTTCACCTGTCACGGCGACACCGTCATGGACCCGGTGCGGCCTGTGCTGGCCTACGGTCAAATCTGGCAGCGCGGCGGCATCAACTGCGCGTCCAGCACGGCGGGCGTGCGCTGCTCCAACCGCGACGGCCACGGCTTCGAGCTGGCCCGCACCCGTTACCGATTGTTTTAG
- a CDS encoding alpha/beta hydrolase, producing MKFIQVAGRNTAYTEVAPPFPRATVLFLAWLGGSRLGWQNVVDETGKDYRALAPDHRDTGDSSVFEDAYSLSDLADDAAGFLRALDTGPAFVVGLSMGGMVAQYLALRHPELVRGLVLVSTTPGGAASTPATERGRNALFLSTEIEAGERARQALALMAADGFQERDPAAFDVAEQNARTHPQSADSYKRQFRAIRSHDTTADLDQIKVPTLILHGETDDLIPLHNAQRLTDRVPGAQLKAYPQTGHMPQLERRAEFLADLRGFLEANA from the coding sequence ATGAAATTTATCCAAGTTGCTGGCCGAAACACTGCCTACACCGAAGTTGCTCCACCTTTCCCCCGCGCCACCGTCCTCTTTCTGGCGTGGTTGGGCGGCTCGCGCCTCGGCTGGCAAAATGTGGTGGACGAGACCGGAAAGGACTACCGGGCCCTGGCCCCCGATCACCGCGACACCGGCGATTCTTCGGTCTTCGAGGACGCCTACAGCCTGAGCGATCTGGCCGATGACGCGGCCGGGTTTTTGCGGGCGCTCGACACTGGCCCCGCCTTCGTGGTGGGCCTCAGCATGGGCGGGATGGTGGCTCAGTACCTGGCCCTGCGTCACCCGGAGCTGGTGCGCGGTCTGGTGCTGGTGTCCACCACGCCCGGCGGCGCAGCCAGCACCCCGGCCACCGAACGCGGGCGCAACGCCCTGTTTTTGTCTACTGAAATAGAAGCGGGCGAACGGGCGCGGCAGGCCCTCGCGCTGATGGCCGCTGACGGTTTCCAGGAGCGCGACCCCGCCGCCTTTGATGTGGCCGAGCAGAATGCCCGCACCCATCCGCAGAGCGCCGACAGCTACAAGCGCCAGTTTCGGGCCATCCGCTCGCACGACACCACCGCTGACCTCGATCAGATCAAGGTGCCGACGCTGATTCTGCACGGCGAAACCGATGATCTGATTCCGCTACACAACGCCCAGCGCCTCACTGACAGGGTTCCTGGCGCACAGCTCAAGGCCTACCCGCAGACCGGCCACATGCCGCAGCTTGAGCGGCGCGCCGAGTTTCTGGCTGACCTGCGCGGTTTCCTGGAAGCGAACGCATGA
- a CDS encoding acyl-CoA dehydrogenase → MAPFLSKRDLQFQLYEVLDTASLPSRPRFAEHSREVYDDVLTLAYNVADKYFANHAREADLNEPHIVDGKVQLVPGVQAAVNAFRDAGFFSAHHDEALGGLQLPWVVLQAVQAHFQAANVGSSGYAFLTIGNANLQREFASGVQQAKYMMPMLEGRWFGTMALSEPHAGSGLADITTSATPRDDGQYNISGSKMWISGGEHELSENIVHLVLARIKGAPAGVKGISLFIVPRYRVGEDGSVGEPNNVVLAGLNHKMGYRGTTNTLLNFGEGGETVGELVGEVGRGLAYMFRMMNEARIGVGMGAVMLGYAGYLASLEYARDRKQGRHASNKDPLSGMVSIIEHADVKRLLLRQKSIVEGGLALGLYASAIVDDIQTGPEDQKADNELLLDLLTPLVKSWPSKYSQEALSDAIQVMGGAGYTRDYPVEMYYRDNRLNPIHEGTEGIQGNDLLGRKLSQAGGRGWQVLLDKMKADLTASEGLDGLRAALRTAIDECQSAFQTILGKAPQLGPDVFLANANSALEILGHTVIGWMWLRQAAAAARALPGARGDDADFYRGKIQAAHFFAVYELPKVKWQADLLASADTTTHDMQGAWF, encoded by the coding sequence GTGGCCCCATTTCTTTCCAAACGCGATCTGCAATTTCAGCTCTATGAGGTGCTCGACACCGCTTCTCTGCCCAGCCGCCCGCGCTTCGCCGAGCATTCCCGCGAAGTCTACGACGATGTGCTGACGCTCGCCTACAACGTGGCCGACAAGTATTTTGCCAACCACGCCCGCGAGGCCGACCTCAACGAGCCTCACATCGTGGACGGCAAAGTGCAGCTCGTGCCCGGTGTGCAGGCGGCAGTCAACGCCTTCCGGGACGCCGGTTTCTTCAGCGCCCACCATGACGAGGCGCTGGGTGGTCTGCAACTGCCCTGGGTGGTGCTTCAGGCGGTACAGGCCCACTTTCAGGCGGCCAATGTGGGCAGCAGCGGTTACGCTTTTCTGACCATCGGCAACGCCAATTTGCAGCGCGAGTTCGCTTCCGGGGTGCAGCAAGCCAAATACATGATGCCGATGCTGGAAGGCCGCTGGTTCGGGACGATGGCCCTCAGCGAGCCGCATGCCGGAAGCGGGCTGGCCGACATCACGACTTCCGCCACGCCCAGAGATGACGGCCAGTACAATATCTCCGGCAGCAAGATGTGGATTTCCGGCGGTGAGCACGAACTCTCGGAGAACATCGTTCATCTGGTGCTGGCCCGCATCAAGGGCGCTCCGGCAGGCGTCAAGGGAATTAGTCTGTTTATCGTGCCGCGCTACCGGGTCGGCGAGGACGGCAGCGTGGGCGAACCAAACAATGTCGTGCTGGCGGGCCTCAATCACAAAATGGGCTACCGGGGCACCACCAATACGCTGCTCAACTTCGGCGAGGGCGGCGAGACGGTGGGCGAACTGGTGGGCGAGGTGGGGCGCGGGCTGGCCTACATGTTCCGGATGATGAACGAGGCCCGCATCGGCGTGGGCATGGGCGCGGTGATGCTGGGTTACGCGGGCTACCTCGCCAGCCTGGAGTATGCCCGTGACCGTAAGCAGGGCCGCCACGCCAGCAACAAAGACCCGCTCAGCGGCATGGTGTCCATCATCGAGCACGCCGACGTGAAGCGGTTGCTGCTGCGCCAGAAGTCAATCGTGGAGGGCGGGTTGGCGCTGGGGCTATACGCCTCGGCCATCGTGGACGACATTCAGACCGGGCCGGAAGACCAGAAAGCCGACAACGAACTCCTGCTCGATCTGCTGACCCCGCTGGTCAAATCGTGGCCCAGCAAGTACAGCCAGGAAGCCCTCTCCGACGCGATTCAGGTTATGGGCGGTGCAGGTTATACCCGCGATTATCCGGTGGAGATGTACTACCGCGACAACCGTCTCAACCCCATCCACGAGGGCACCGAGGGCATTCAGGGCAATGACCTGCTGGGCCGCAAGCTCTCGCAGGCGGGTGGGCGCGGCTGGCAGGTGCTGCTGGACAAAATGAAAGCTGACCTCACCGCATCTGAAGGTCTGGACGGGCTTCGCGCCGCGCTGCGAACCGCCATTGATGAATGCCAGAGCGCTTTCCAGACGATTCTCGGCAAAGCGCCCCAGCTCGGCCCGGACGTGTTTCTGGCAAACGCCAACAGCGCCCTGGAAATTCTCGGCCACACGGTCATCGGCTGGATGTGGCTGCGGCAGGCGGCGGCGGCGGCCAGGGCCTTGCCGGGGGCCAGGGGCGACGACGCTGACTTTTACCGTGGCAAAATCCAGGCTGCCCACTTCTTCGCTGTCTATGAGTTGCCCAAGGTGAAGTGGCAGGCCGACTTGTTGGCGAGCGCCGACACCACCACCCACGACATGCAGGGGGCGTGGTTCTGA